From Periophthalmus magnuspinnatus isolate fPerMag1 chromosome 1, fPerMag1.2.pri, whole genome shotgun sequence:
CTGCACATtttattcatcttttttttttttttacagaaagaccaaaagttaatttgtaatgttctgtattcactgtaaaaaacctgcacataattgatttttatattggtttggactgtaagAAACgtactgtattggacatggggacatttattgtattttactgctaatgtcagTGATcaactgtgtatttttttgtgtattttaatgtgtgttcagggactgcagatggaaagtagcagtagctaaatctggtacaaatcatattttcttttgtaagattaattcatttgtacatggtccctgacaaataaagaagaaagaaagagttttcctcatatatatttaaaatatatttacatacagAGTAAACTTGATATCAACAGCATAATTGCgtcattgtgttgtttgtttatctTACAGTCCAAAGCTATGGCTGGACCGGTCACTCTGGAGTTGGATCCTCTTTTCCTGAAGGGTCTGAGTTACCTTCACTCAAAGAGTAAAGACTCTGCAGAGAAACTCAAAGCCCTGCTCGATGAGGCTCTAGCAAGAGGAAGTGACACATCCTACCGCATAACACAAAAAGTAGCATGTCTTTTACATCaagcattatttatttacctacccctttttaactttttcttgCCTTGTCTTGAATTTGTAATGATGccgtattttattatttacaggATATAGAAGTTCCCAAAACGTCCATTTCAAAACTCAGCCTGAATAAACAGGATTCTAAGTCATCGTCTAGTTCTTCATCCTccagcagtagtagtggaagtagtaaACCAGAAAAGAGCAAAAAAGAGGCAGAGAAGAGGTCCTCTGAGAAGGTAATGTTACAATATCAAATGTGAGCAATTTGTGATTCTCAACCTgcattttaactttgtttgtgttgtgtttatgatTTGGATCAATAGGTGAGAATTGAGTTGTCTGATGTGGAGCCACCAAAGAAACCCCGACTTGAGAAACAGGAGAACCGCTCTTCACCGATCACTGTGCAAACCAGCAAGGACCTTGTGCCAAACATCAGTGACTATGATGAAACTAATGCAGATGATTTCGCCATGGAAATGGGGCTGGCCTGTGTTGTATGCAGGTATATTTTAGTCTAgttctgtgttctgtctgtgactaatcttgaaacatttttattattaagaaaTAGGAAGGCTAGTTCTAttctagttgttagcattaccatggcGACATCGTTGTGAAAAGCATAAAACATTGCATTAGGAAAAGGAGAAATAagttttggaccactgcaaacatttaaacaaaatcattacttctgtttttcacatttttaacacagtaaaaggTACAGACtcttttaaaatgagaaaaatatgttcatcccaaaaaaatgtttatgtaagTTGTGTTTTTCCTCAAGACAAATGACTGTGACTATGGGTAACCAGCTGGTAGAATGCCAGGAATGCCACAACTTGTACCACCAAGACTGTCACAAGCCCCAAGTGACAGACAAAGAAGTGAACGACCCACGACTTGTGTGGTATTGTGCCAGATGCACTAGACAAATGAAGCGAATGGTAAGCAGCCGTGTCATAAACTCTTTGTCGCCATATTCTGAAATTGACAATTTCCTGGTAATTTTAGGCGCAGAAACCTCCACAGAAGCCATCTCCAGCCTCCGCATCGTCAGCACCTGTTGTGAAAGACACGTTGGTGAAAAAGACCGAGCTCAAGTCCAAACCAGAGACATCAAGCACTTTCCAAACAAGCACGTTTCAAGCATTCAAAAGGACGGAGGTCAAGGTATGTTGTGTTCAGTCAATCTTTAAACTGGTATGTAGCAACCGATAGCATAATTACAGTCAAGAATGTAATAATGGCCATTGACGTAATAACAGGCCTTTAATGTAATGACTATGGTGAGCCAATAAGATAATAACATTTTGACGATAATTACTAGGTTATCTGCTGCAGTTGTTACATTATCAGAGAAAATTGGCCAAAGATATAATAACAAGCCAATAATGAAATAACTTattacagtgtttctcaaattgTGGTACATGTGCCACTGTTGGTACTTGGGACAGCTCTGCAGTTTATGAGTTTGCCTGATTTAGAGTTcgttttatccacttttttctcctccttttggttttctgttgtttaaaaTTACAGTAGAAATTATGTAATGGacttttagacttggtttagccctagattagacctagaatagtcctggtttagagcttgTGGCACtcggaaagccaaatcttttatGAGATTTCTGCAAAAACATTATTGGCTGTTATTATGTTATCAGTTGCCACATTGAATATTTGTATCAGAATCTGTACGCCCTCTACTCTTGCTCAGTATGTCTGCAAAGCGTGGGTGTAACAAAGAGCTTCACTGTCGCTCACCACAACATTGTTTAGAT
This genomic window contains:
- the ints12 gene encoding integrator complex subunit 12, whose protein sequence is MAGPVTLELDPLFLKGLSYLHSKSKDSAEKLKALLDEALARGSDTSYRITQKDIEVPKTSISKLSLNKQDSKSSSSSSSSSSSSGSSKPEKSKKEAEKRSSEKVRIELSDVEPPKKPRLEKQENRSSPITVQTSKDLVPNISDYDETNADDFAMEMGLACVVCRQMTVTMGNQLVECQECHNLYHQDCHKPQVTDKEVNDPRLVWYCARCTRQMKRMAQKPPQKPSPASASSAPVVKDTLVKKTELKSKPETSSTFQTSTFQAFKRTEVKASTTSANPTSSSASSSGSGLTGWAAFGAKTSSALPTSSKLGSSGSSSSKTLAAPSGQKPVGLSGLAGAKSGLTGAKIPGSGNGNGSSQAPLKPPPLTLGKQPVNRSSSGESQGKAPSGAGSPGASQAGAGGNGASGGNGGGNGNNGNGSKAAPGVKEPTSQESQLNAMKRLQLVKKKAAQKKMKK